In Alphaproteobacteria bacterium US3C007, one genomic interval encodes:
- a CDS encoding heme NO-binding domain-containing protein codes for MFVGGEVIVHGVVNKALERFTIDTYGFGLWQKVVSACPHAVAFYEAMLCYPDQDSYALLNQLSRILNKPNADILEDMGTYLVVHRNQDGVRRLLRFGGVDFRDFLFSLNEFNARIDLIMPDLNLPQINVVCGAKNQISIRLAPSWSEFTFLCIGILHAMADDYGALIRLAHFADTGSAVIQITLVDHRFAVAQGFKLAARGPSNG; via the coding sequence ATGTTTGTTGGGGGAGAAGTTATCGTGCATGGGGTTGTGAACAAAGCGCTAGAGCGTTTTACAATTGATACATACGGGTTTGGGTTGTGGCAAAAAGTTGTTTCTGCATGCCCGCATGCCGTGGCGTTTTATGAAGCCATGCTGTGCTATCCAGATCAGGATAGCTATGCTCTTTTGAACCAGCTATCTCGAATTTTGAATAAACCAAACGCCGATATTCTTGAGGATATGGGAACTTATCTGGTGGTGCATCGAAACCAGGACGGGGTTCGCAGATTGTTACGGTTTGGTGGAGTTGATTTTCGCGATTTCTTATTTTCATTGAATGAGTTCAACGCCCGAATTGACCTTATCATGCCAGACTTAAACCTACCGCAAATCAACGTGGTGTGCGGAGCTAAAAATCAAATTTCAATAAGGCTTGCCCCATCATGGTCTGAATTCACCTTTTTATGTATCGGTATTTTGCACGCCATGGCCGATGATTATGGTGCGCTGATCCGTTTGGCACATTTCGCCGACACGGGTTCGGCGGTGATCCAGATAACGTTGGTCGATCACCGTTTCGCGGTGGCGCAGGGGTTTAAGTTGGCGGCGCGCGGTCCATCAAATGGATAA
- a CDS encoding trimethylamine methyltransferase family protein, with amino-acid sequence MSGQSEKRRRGGGRAGNAKRRSASEINQMPWHLPVNCDPPIAPLTDQGVEAIHEGAMHILEEIGIEFLNPEACAILQQAGCTVRGTNVRMDRHFVMDMVSKAPSQWTITPRNPDRKLIIGGRYILFGNVSSPPNYWDVKLNAKVPGTRETCQNLIKLSQYFNCIHFVGGYPVEPVDLHASTRHLDVLYDKLTLSDKVAHAYSLGRERVEDVVEMVRLAGGWSDAEFEASPKMYTNINSTSPLKHDFPMLDGWMRLARRNQGLVVTPFTLAGAMAPVTLSGAVAQSIAEALCAVALAQWIRPGAACALGTFTSNVDMKTGAPAFGTPEYMRATQMTGQMARFYGLPLRSSGVCAANVPDGQAMWETSNSLWAAVQSGSNMVYHAAGWLEGGLIASPEKFLMDCEILQQIQRYMDPDLVATGAQEIALEAIKSVGNDGHFFGTAHTQERYSTAFYQPFLSEWSNFEGWEASGALWTPERAHALYQQILAEFEPPALEVSRRDALADFVARRKREGGAPTDF; translated from the coding sequence ATGTCGGGTCAATCGGAAAAGCGGAGGCGCGGCGGGGGCCGGGCTGGAAATGCAAAACGGCGGAGCGCTTCGGAGATCAACCAGATGCCCTGGCATTTGCCGGTCAATTGCGATCCGCCAATCGCGCCTTTAACGGATCAGGGTGTTGAGGCCATTCATGAAGGTGCGATGCACATTCTGGAAGAAATCGGTATTGAGTTTCTGAACCCAGAAGCTTGCGCTATTTTGCAACAAGCGGGTTGCACGGTACGCGGCACGAACGTGCGGATGGACCGGCATTTTGTGATGGATATGGTGTCCAAAGCGCCCAGCCAATGGACGATAACGCCGCGCAACCCTGATCGGAAATTGATCATCGGCGGCCGTTATATTTTATTTGGCAATGTTTCGTCGCCGCCCAATTATTGGGATGTAAAGCTGAATGCAAAAGTACCCGGAACGCGCGAAACCTGCCAAAATCTGATCAAACTCAGCCAATACTTTAACTGCATTCACTTTGTCGGGGGCTATCCGGTCGAGCCTGTGGACCTGCACGCCAGTACCCGCCATCTGGATGTGTTATACGATAAATTGACGCTCAGCGATAAGGTGGCGCATGCCTATTCCTTGGGGCGGGAACGGGTTGAAGATGTGGTGGAAATGGTGCGCCTTGCAGGCGGTTGGAGCGATGCCGAATTTGAGGCCAGCCCAAAAATGTACACGAATATCAATTCCACTTCTCCGCTCAAACATGATTTTCCGATGCTGGATGGGTGGATGCGGCTTGCGCGGCGTAATCAAGGTCTGGTGGTTACGCCTTTTACTTTGGCTGGTGCGATGGCGCCGGTGACCTTATCCGGGGCGGTAGCGCAATCGATCGCGGAAGCGTTATGCGCGGTGGCTTTGGCGCAATGGATTAGGCCTGGGGCTGCCTGTGCGCTTGGCACTTTTACCTCGAATGTGGATATGAAAACTGGCGCCCCGGCTTTTGGAACGCCCGAATATATGCGGGCCACGCAAATGACTGGACAGATGGCGCGGTTCTACGGATTGCCCTTGCGCTCATCTGGGGTGTGCGCTGCCAATGTGCCGGATGGGCAAGCAATGTGGGAAACATCAAACAGCCTTTGGGCCGCGGTACAATCGGGCAGCAATATGGTCTATCATGCTGCTGGTTGGCTGGAGGGAGGCTTGATTGCCAGCCCAGAAAAATTTTTGATGGATTGTGAAATACTTCAACAAATCCAACGCTATATGGATCCAGATTTGGTGGCAACGGGTGCGCAAGAGATTGCCCTAGAGGCCATTAAAAGCGTTGGCAATGACGGCCATTTTTTTGGAACCGCCCATACGCAAGAGCGCTACAGTACCGCCTTTTACCAGCCTTTCTTATCTGAATGGAGTAATTTTGAAGGTTGGGAGGCGTCGGGGGCGCTTTGGACGCCTGAGCGCGCACATGCGCTGTATCAGCAAATCTTGGCTGAATTTGAACCGCCTGCACTTGAGGTCTCTCGGCGGGATGCGCTGGCGGATTTTGTTGCGCGCCGCAAACGTGAAGGCGGTGCACCAACCGATTTTTAG
- a CDS encoding HAD family hydrolase: MRCDGLLFDKDGTLFDFQATWSGWFLNVLAQLSQGDLTKQKKLAEAIDFDLSEQAFFAHSVAIAGTNQDLVEALIGELEGISEQELEDFLTQESLKAPVMEITPLVAFFDLLQLNGLKLGVMTNDAEAGARAHLDAVGVAQKLDFIAGYDSGFGAKPSAEPLLAFCASVGILPSHVAMVGDSTHDLIAGKAAGMHCIGVLSGLADQRTLQAYADVVLPDISHIPSYLNLR, encoded by the coding sequence ATGCGATGTGATGGTTTACTATTTGATAAAGATGGCACTTTATTTGATTTTCAAGCAACGTGGAGTGGCTGGTTTCTGAATGTTTTAGCGCAGCTTAGTCAGGGCGATTTAACAAAACAAAAAAAGCTGGCGGAGGCGATTGATTTTGATCTCTCAGAACAGGCATTTTTCGCGCATAGCGTTGCAATAGCTGGCACCAACCAAGATTTGGTTGAGGCTTTAATTGGAGAGCTTGAGGGGATCAGCGAACAAGAGCTGGAAGATTTTTTAACGCAAGAAAGCTTAAAGGCCCCGGTTATGGAAATTACGCCTTTGGTTGCGTTTTTCGATCTTTTACAGCTGAACGGGCTAAAACTAGGAGTGATGACCAATGATGCAGAAGCGGGTGCTCGCGCCCATCTTGATGCCGTTGGCGTTGCTCAAAAACTGGATTTTATCGCGGGTTATGACAGTGGGTTTGGCGCCAAGCCATCAGCCGAGCCATTGCTTGCGTTTTGCGCATCGGTTGGCATTTTACCCAGCCACGTTGCGATGGTTGGTGATAGTACGCATGATTTAATCGCAGGAAAAGCGGCCGGTATGCATTGTATCGGCGTGCTGAGTGGTTTGGCAGATCAGCGGACCTTGCAAGCTTATGCGGATGTTGTTTTGCCAGATATCAGCCATATCCCAAGCTATTTGAACCTGCGCTGA
- a CDS encoding DUF3572 domain-containing protein: MTPHSAEIFALEALAWMAQDEDVLSLFLNASGSSVADLKAQAQSSEFLLAVLDFILLEDQWVLDCAEACHCDPNMIGLARQALPGGAIVHWT; this comes from the coding sequence ATGACACCCCATTCGGCAGAAATTTTTGCGTTAGAGGCTTTGGCTTGGATGGCGCAGGATGAGGATGTTTTATCGCTTTTCCTAAATGCCAGTGGCAGCTCGGTTGCTGATTTGAAAGCGCAAGCACAATCTTCCGAGTTTTTGCTGGCCGTGCTTGATTTTATATTGCTGGAAGATCAATGGGTGTTGGATTGTGCTGAAGCGTGTCACTGCGACCCAAATATGATTGGTCTGGCCCGGCAGGCCTTGCCCGGAGGCGCGATTGTGCATTGGACGTGA
- a CDS encoding diguanylate cyclase yields MSGHLLLYSPKTKTQLPVGQILRDALYHVTTASSRAEFESYAPHRIWDCLIILGGSPSLLHQLSAITPNQKMPIIVILEAHNSGCRMQFLRAGADEILQRPITGKALLSRLRSLLRRRRAHQEFTLRADTNRALGFHEAKAVFQSKPKCVVIQIHHDQTHAMLDKFHALKEYSLEITTPAALFLTDQKRPSNLCYILLDIAQNPLIAHNLLLSMRTHDLTRHAAIILASASIETATTLAALDLGADDVLFPTFSGSEIAHRIATQLEHKRVNDHLRAMVQEGFKAAVTDPLTGLYNRRYAMTHLCHQFQRATQGQTDLALFVLDLDFFKRVNDTYGHAAGDQVLRRVAKLLQQVTRASDMVARFGGEEFLVVLPDASAEIAGNIAERVCTMIRRLKIGPNLIEITASIGVSLRYNAAQTHVHLTAQELLKQADRALYRAKAMGRDRVSYFAEQAA; encoded by the coding sequence ATGTCAGGACATCTTCTGCTTTACAGCCCAAAAACCAAAACCCAACTGCCGGTTGGGCAGATTTTGCGCGATGCCCTGTATCATGTCACCACAGCGTCATCTCGCGCAGAATTTGAAAGCTATGCGCCCCATCGGATTTGGGATTGCCTTATCATTTTAGGTGGATCACCCAGCTTATTGCATCAACTCAGCGCAATAACACCAAATCAAAAAATGCCGATAATCGTTATTTTAGAGGCTCACAACAGCGGCTGTCGGATGCAATTTTTACGCGCGGGCGCAGATGAAATTTTGCAACGTCCGATCACGGGAAAGGCACTCTTATCAAGGTTGCGCAGCCTGCTCCGTCGCCGGCGTGCGCACCAAGAATTTACGCTGCGTGCAGACACGAATCGCGCGTTGGGTTTTCACGAAGCCAAAGCCGTCTTTCAATCAAAACCAAAATGCGTAGTGATCCAAATCCACCATGATCAAACCCATGCCATGCTCGATAAGTTTCACGCTTTAAAAGAGTATTCCCTTGAAATCACCACGCCTGCCGCTTTGTTTCTTACGGACCAAAAAAGGCCCTCAAACCTGTGCTATATCTTGCTCGATATCGCGCAAAACCCGCTGATTGCGCATAATTTACTGCTAAGCATGCGCACGCATGATCTTACGCGCCATGCAGCGATTATCCTTGCCAGCGCTAGCATCGAAACGGCAACAACGCTTGCTGCTCTGGATCTGGGCGCAGATGATGTGCTTTTTCCAACGTTTTCGGGCTCAGAAATTGCCCATCGCATCGCAACCCAATTAGAACATAAACGGGTCAACGATCACTTGCGCGCGATGGTCCAAGAAGGGTTCAAAGCCGCGGTCACCGATCCGTTAACGGGGCTTTATAATCGGCGCTACGCGATGACCCATTTGTGTCACCAGTTTCAGCGCGCCACGCAAGGACAAACCGATCTTGCTCTTTTCGTGCTTGACCTGGATTTTTTCAAACGTGTCAATGACACCTATGGCCATGCGGCGGGCGATCAAGTTCTGCGCCGCGTTGCAAAGCTGCTGCAACAAGTCACACGGGCCTCTGACATGGTTGCGCGCTTTGGCGGCGAAGAATTCCTAGTTGTGTTGCCCGACGCCTCAGCGGAAATAGCGGGTAATATCGCAGAGCGGGTTTGTACGATGATCCGCCGCCTTAAAATCGGGCCCAATTTAATCGAAATAACCGCCAGTATTGGCGTGAGTTTGAGGTATAACGCCGCCCAAACCCATGTTCACCTGACCGCGCAGGAATTGCTGAAACAGGCAGATCGGGCGCTTTACCGCGCAAAGGCCATGGGGCGCGACCGCGTATCATACTTTGCTGAACAAGCGGCTTAG
- a CDS encoding propionyl-CoA synthetase, with protein MGYADVYNSWKSDPETFWMEAAQAIDWDRPPSFALDASRAPLYEWYTDSLVNTCYNAVDRHVENGRAAQTALIYDSPITGAKDFTTFQQLRDKTALLAGALLAKGVTKGDRVIIYMPMVPEAVIAMLACARIGAIHSVVFGGFAANELAVRIDDAQPKAILAASCGIEPGRIIAYKPLIDEAIEIAQHKPETVLILQREQLKAELLEGRDHDWFESQRGVEPADCIPVEGNHPAYILYTSGTTGAPKGVVRPTAGHLVALNWSMKNIYNVDPGDVFWAASDVGWVVGHSYICYAPLIHGNTTLIFEGKPIGTPDAGTFWRVISEHNVRSFFTAPTAFRAIKREDPKGEFKAAYDLSCLRALYLAGERADPDTINWAHDLLGVPVIDHWWQTETGWTIAGNPMGVEPLEIKLGSPAVAMPGYDVQILDETGQQMPVNTLGAIAIKLPLPPGTLPTLWNAPERFEKSYLSAFPGYYETGDAGMVDEDGYLYIMARTDDVINVAGHRLSTGAMEEVLANHPDVAECAVIGASDALKGQLPIGFVCLTKGVNRPHSEIARECVQMIRDKIGPVAAFKTAAVVDRLPKTRSGKILRATMVKIADSEAFKLPATIDDPVILDEIKAALQALGYAQ; from the coding sequence ATGGGATACGCAGACGTTTACAACAGCTGGAAATCAGACCCCGAAACCTTCTGGATGGAGGCCGCGCAGGCGATTGACTGGGACCGACCTCCGAGCTTCGCGCTGGATGCAAGCCGGGCCCCTCTTTATGAATGGTACACAGATAGCCTGGTAAACACCTGTTACAACGCGGTTGACCGACATGTTGAAAACGGCCGCGCCGCGCAAACCGCTTTGATTTATGACAGCCCAATTACGGGGGCAAAGGATTTTACCACCTTTCAGCAATTGCGCGATAAAACGGCGCTTTTGGCGGGCGCATTATTGGCCAAAGGCGTTACAAAAGGCGATCGGGTCATCATCTATATGCCGATGGTTCCAGAAGCCGTTATTGCGATGCTGGCCTGCGCGCGGATCGGCGCGATCCATTCGGTTGTGTTTGGAGGCTTTGCCGCGAATGAATTGGCCGTGCGGATCGATGATGCGCAGCCCAAAGCCATTTTGGCCGCCTCTTGCGGCATAGAGCCCGGGCGCATCATCGCGTATAAACCGCTTATCGACGAAGCGATCGAAATTGCGCAGCACAAGCCCGAAACGGTTTTAATCTTGCAGCGTGAACAGTTAAAAGCCGAGCTGCTAGAGGGGCGCGACCATGATTGGTTCGAAAGCCAGCGCGGCGTAGAGCCGGCCGATTGCATTCCCGTTGAGGGCAATCACCCGGCCTATATCCTTTACACATCAGGCACGACAGGTGCCCCAAAAGGGGTGGTTCGGCCAACCGCGGGGCATTTGGTGGCTTTGAACTGGTCGATGAAGAATATTTACAACGTGGATCCGGGAGATGTGTTCTGGGCCGCGTCGGATGTTGGCTGGGTGGTTGGGCATAGCTATATTTGTTACGCGCCCCTGATCCATGGCAACACCACACTCATCTTCGAAGGCAAACCGATCGGCACCCCCGATGCAGGAACCTTTTGGCGGGTTATTTCAGAACATAACGTGCGCAGCTTTTTCACCGCGCCAACCGCGTTTCGGGCGATTAAGCGCGAAGACCCGAAAGGCGAGTTTAAAGCCGCCTATGATCTGAGTTGTTTGCGCGCGCTCTATTTGGCGGGTGAACGGGCTGATCCAGATACGATAAATTGGGCGCATGATCTGCTGGGCGTTCCCGTGATCGATCACTGGTGGCAAACGGAAACAGGCTGGACCATCGCCGGTAACCCAATGGGCGTAGAGCCGCTTGAGATAAAGCTGGGCAGCCCGGCTGTGGCAATGCCGGGGTATGATGTGCAAATACTGGATGAAACAGGCCAGCAGATGCCGGTCAATACTTTGGGCGCGATCGCGATTAAATTGCCCCTGCCGCCCGGCACATTGCCCACGTTATGGAACGCGCCCGAGCGGTTCGAAAAATCATATCTCTCTGCTTTTCCGGGATATTATGAAACCGGTGATGCTGGTATGGTTGATGAAGACGGCTACTTATATATTATGGCCCGTACAGATGATGTCATCAACGTGGCGGGCCATCGCCTTTCAACGGGCGCCATGGAAGAGGTGCTGGCAAATCATCCCGATGTCGCTGAATGCGCGGTTATTGGGGCCAGCGACGCGCTCAAAGGCCAATTGCCGATCGGATTTGTCTGCCTGACCAAGGGCGTCAACCGCCCGCATAGCGAGATCGCCCGTGAATGCGTTCAAATGATCCGCGATAAAATTGGGCCGGTCGCTGCCTTTAAAACAGCCGCTGTCGTTGATCGACTTCCCAAAACCCGATCTGGCAAAATTTTACGCGCAACCATGGTCAAAATCGCCGATAGCGAAGCGTTCAAACTGCCTGCAACCATTGATGATCCGGTAATTTTGGATGAAATCAAAGCGGCACTGCAAGCCTTGGGATATGCCCAGTGA
- a CDS encoding amidase family protein, giving the protein MSMSDIWKLSAQETASFIRKRDLSAHDSVGAALARLNAVNPKLNAVVEPMAETALKQAKALDQLQADGGSLGPLHGVPVTIKINIDQEGCATSNGVVAFKDIIAQADAPVVENLRKAGAVIIGRTNTPEFSFRADTQNPLFGRTHNPWGQHISAGGSSGGAGAAVMAGIGALAHGNDIGGSLRFPAAANGAVTLKPGLGRVPAWNVSQKEERGILAQAMSVQGVLARRAGDLDLAMPSLMHPHSGDPFHVPLPYRLANHDGPVRVAFCPDTPGFETHPEIRKGLDNAASALKDAGYIVEQTEPPLLEETALMGYRSLLGEVSTLLGPDIKAYGSPQVQQIFKDYFDYFPPFEGDALLKNLGQRTHYARQWGLFMEKYPLILAPFLPQPFFAPNRDCEGLAGVSDVLGAALWSYSINFIGHPSGCLPAGLAEIKGQPYPINVQLIAQRWREDLCVAALQDIEARLGYLCDDLWQRMGAL; this is encoded by the coding sequence ATGAGCATGTCAGATATTTGGAAGCTGTCAGCCCAAGAAACCGCATCCTTTATCCGCAAGCGAGACCTCTCTGCGCATGACAGCGTGGGGGCCGCATTGGCGCGTCTAAACGCAGTCAATCCAAAGTTAAACGCCGTGGTAGAGCCTATGGCGGAAACTGCCCTGAAACAGGCGAAAGCGCTGGATCAACTGCAAGCTGATGGCGGATCATTGGGGCCACTCCACGGGGTGCCGGTGACCATAAAGATCAATATTGATCAGGAAGGTTGCGCCACAAGCAATGGCGTTGTGGCGTTTAAAGATATAATAGCTCAAGCGGATGCGCCCGTGGTTGAAAACCTTAGGAAGGCGGGCGCGGTGATTATTGGACGCACCAACACCCCCGAATTTTCATTTCGCGCCGACACGCAAAACCCCCTTTTTGGGCGCACGCATAATCCATGGGGCCAGCACATATCGGCAGGAGGCTCGTCCGGCGGCGCAGGGGCTGCGGTGATGGCCGGGATTGGCGCGCTTGCGCATGGCAATGATATTGGGGGCTCGCTGCGCTTTCCCGCCGCCGCGAATGGCGCCGTGACCTTAAAGCCGGGATTGGGGCGGGTGCCCGCTTGGAATGTCAGCCAAAAAGAAGAACGTGGTATTCTGGCGCAAGCAATGTCAGTCCAAGGTGTGCTCGCGCGGCGCGCCGGCGATCTCGATTTGGCAATGCCAAGCTTGATGCATCCCCATAGTGGCGATCCTTTTCACGTGCCCCTGCCCTATCGATTGGCCAACCATGATGGGCCTGTGCGCGTAGCCTTTTGCCCCGACACACCAGGTTTTGAAACCCACCCAGAGATCCGCAAAGGCCTCGATAATGCTGCGTCTGCGCTCAAAGATGCCGGCTATATCGTGGAACAGACCGAGCCGCCGCTGCTGGAAGAAACCGCGCTGATGGGCTATCGCAGCTTATTGGGCGAAGTCTCAACCTTGCTTGGGCCTGATATAAAGGCGTATGGATCGCCGCAAGTTCAACAAATATTTAAGGATTACTTTGACTACTTCCCCCCGTTTGAAGGCGATGCGCTGTTAAAAAACTTGGGGCAGCGCACGCATTATGCGCGCCAATGGGGCCTGTTCATGGAAAAATACCCGCTGATACTCGCGCCGTTTTTACCACAGCCGTTTTTTGCACCAAATCGCGATTGTGAAGGGCTGGCGGGCGTTTCCGACGTATTGGGCGCCGCGCTTTGGTCATATTCTATCAATTTCATCGGCCATCCATCCGGCTGCCTGCCGGCAGGTTTAGCAGAAATAAAAGGACAGCCCTATCCGATCAATGTTCAACTGATTGCGCAGCGCTGGCGCGAAGACCTTTGCGTGGCGGCTTTGCAGGATATCGAAGCGCGTTTGGGCTATCTCTGCGATGATTTATGGCAGCGGATGGGCGCGCTTTAA
- a CDS encoding NAD kinase — MDHRIAFTSSSSIAAQTGFEKLTERYGNCAPQAADVIVALGGDGFMLQTLHASQKFGLPVYGMNRGTVGFLMNPYQEDDLLARITAAEETAINPLRMQATDSAGAEHIALAINEVSLLRAGPQAAKLRISVDGRIRIDELVCDGALLATPAGSTAYNYSAHGPILPIGADVLAMTALNAFRPRRWRGALLPKKAHVRFEVMDPEKRPVMADADSTSISNVAIVDITSEEHVQHRLLFDPGHGLDERLLQEQFV, encoded by the coding sequence ATGGATCACCGAATTGCCTTTACATCCAGCTCTTCAATTGCGGCTCAAACCGGATTTGAAAAGCTTACAGAACGCTATGGTAACTGCGCCCCGCAAGCGGCAGATGTGATCGTTGCGCTTGGAGGCGATGGGTTTATGCTTCAAACGCTTCACGCATCGCAGAAGTTTGGCTTGCCTGTTTATGGTATGAACCGGGGCACGGTTGGGTTTTTGATGAACCCTTATCAAGAAGACGATTTGCTGGCGCGTATCACAGCGGCGGAAGAAACCGCGATTAATCCGCTGCGCATGCAAGCCACGGATAGCGCGGGGGCAGAGCATATCGCTTTGGCGATTAATGAGGTTTCATTGCTGCGCGCTGGGCCACAGGCGGCAAAATTACGCATCTCGGTGGATGGCCGGATTAGAATTGATGAATTGGTCTGTGATGGGGCACTTTTGGCGACGCCGGCGGGATCAACCGCGTATAATTATTCTGCGCATGGGCCTATCTTGCCGATCGGCGCGGATGTTTTGGCGATGACGGCGCTGAACGCGTTTCGGCCGAGGCGCTGGCGCGGGGCGTTGCTCCCCAAAAAAGCTCATGTTCGATTTGAAGTAATGGATCCAGAAAAACGTCCCGTTATGGCCGATGCTGACAGCACGTCAATTTCCAACGTGGCGATCGTCGATATCACTTCTGAAGAGCATGTGCAGCATCGGTTGCTGTTTGATCCTGGCCACGGGCTGGATGAGCGCTTGCTGCAAGAACAATTCGTTTAA
- the glyA gene encoding serine hydroxymethyltransferase, translating to MNAPQQHQNFFQETLASRDPEVFSSIRSELGRQRDEIELIASENIVSAAVMEAQGSIMTNKYAEGYSGRRYYGGCQFVDIAENLAIERACELFACDFANVQPNSGSQANQGVFQALLKPGDTILGMSLDAGGHLTHGARPNQSGKWFNAVQYGVREDNNRIDYDQVEALAKEHKPQLLIAGGSAVPRQIDFARMREIADMVGAYLHVDMAHFAGLVAAGEHPSPFPHAHVATTTTHKTLRGPRGGMILTNDEALAKKFNSAIFPGIQGGPLMHVIAAKAVAFGEALRPEFKTYIQQVIKNAQAMSDQLIKGGLDTVTHGTDTHVLLVDLRPKGVKGNATEKALERAHITCNKNGVPFDPEKPAITSGIRLGSPAATTRGFKEAEFRQIADWIVEVVDGLAAHGEDGNSAVENKVKAEVKALCAGFPVYQTL from the coding sequence ATGAATGCGCCACAGCAACACCAAAACTTTTTTCAAGAAACGCTGGCCAGCCGCGACCCTGAGGTGTTTTCCTCAATTCGCTCAGAATTGGGCCGGCAACGTGATGAAATTGAACTGATCGCGTCAGAAAACATTGTCTCCGCTGCCGTCATGGAAGCGCAAGGCAGCATCATGACGAATAAATATGCCGAAGGGTATTCAGGCCGCAGGTATTATGGCGGGTGTCAGTTCGTTGATATTGCAGAAAACCTTGCCATCGAGCGCGCGTGTGAATTATTCGCTTGCGATTTTGCCAATGTCCAACCCAATTCGGGCAGCCAAGCCAATCAAGGGGTTTTTCAGGCCCTTTTGAAACCCGGAGATACCATCCTTGGAATGTCGCTAGACGCGGGCGGGCATTTGACCCATGGCGCGCGCCCAAATCAATCGGGAAAATGGTTCAACGCAGTGCAATATGGCGTGCGCGAAGACAATAACCGTATTGATTATGATCAAGTAGAGGCGCTTGCCAAAGAACATAAACCGCAATTGTTGATCGCCGGTGGATCCGCGGTGCCGCGCCAAATAGATTTTGCACGGATGCGGGAAATTGCAGATATGGTCGGGGCTTATCTTCACGTGGATATGGCTCATTTTGCCGGTTTGGTGGCTGCGGGCGAACATCCTTCACCCTTCCCACACGCGCATGTGGCCACGACAACAACGCATAAAACGCTACGCGGGCCACGCGGTGGAATGATTTTAACCAATGATGAAGCCCTCGCCAAAAAATTTAACAGCGCGATCTTCCCTGGAATTCAAGGGGGACCCTTGATGCACGTGATCGCAGCCAAAGCCGTGGCCTTTGGCGAAGCCCTGCGCCCCGAATTCAAAACCTATATCCAGCAGGTGATTAAAAACGCGCAAGCGATGTCGGATCAGCTGATCAAAGGAGGGCTTGATACGGTTACTCATGGCACGGATACGCATGTTCTGTTGGTGGATTTGCGGCCCAAAGGCGTGAAGGGAAATGCTACGGAAAAAGCTTTGGAGCGGGCGCATATCACCTGCAACAAAAATGGAGTTCCGTTTGATCCGGAAAAGCCAGCCATCACCTCAGGTATCCGTTTGGGATCGCCCGCAGCAACAACCCGCGGCTTCAAAGAAGCTGAGTTTCGGCAAATTGCCGATTGGATTGTTGAAGTTGTAGATGGGCTTGCCGCCCATGGCGAAGACGGCAATAGCGCCGTTGAAAACAAGGTGAAAGCGGAAGTGAAAGCGCTCTGCGCCGGGTTTCCCGTCTATCAAACCCTGTAA